One part of the Herpetosiphonaceae bacterium genome encodes these proteins:
- a CDS encoding HNH endonuclease, producing MPQVKLSRREIFRRDNYTCQYCGLHSNDLTLDHVLPRHRGGAHTWENLVSACRQCNHRKGGRTPEEARMKLHKLPYRPSAGPYYAIERRLRDGAYEEWRKFLPSSVGRA from the coding sequence ATGCCGCAAGTCAAACTATCCCGCCGCGAAATCTTCCGGCGGGATAACTATACCTGCCAGTATTGCGGCCTGCATAGCAACGATCTGACCCTCGATCACGTGTTGCCGCGTCACCGTGGCGGCGCTCATACCTGGGAAAATCTGGTCAGCGCGTGCCGACAGTGTAATCACCGGAAAGGCGGGCGCACGCCTGAGGAAGCGCGCATGAAGCTTCATAAGCTGCCGTATCGTCCGAGCGCGGGGCCGTATTACGCGATTGAGCGCCGTCTGCGCGATGGAGCGTACGAAGAATGGCGTAAGTTTCTGCCAAGCTCAGTCGGGCGGGCCTGA
- a CDS encoding tetratricopeptide repeat protein yields the protein MATVSLQTVFDEAHRALETGAADKAIGIAQHILAHFPRMIEGYRLLGEAHLNASQSEQAAAAFERVLQADPENVAAYYGLGLARQSLDQRSAAITAFERALEIQPNLADLRTQLMRLYSETPGSAGQFRLSRAGLGRLYARGGMFGQAIDEFRAVLDADPSRDDVKAALAEALWRDGQEDEAMEFCRDVLDRQPDLLKPTVLLGYLLFATGHPEGETLWRRAAEQDATMTLARSLFDILPPIRLEEPVLPEFDEAEWRAKEARRVAEQPVPAAATAAAALSTSAEDDFFADSWLASAGATNASAQNTRIYEAQPNAGFASAGAASDDDDLLASLLGFASAEPEPAPTTPARDRDQLQPFGFDWGDDTQGGQPSLDEPLPSSLDNVGMFDAETAQRPSADVADVKPFSFDDWDLGSDLPTAQTPAPTASEDELDFPDIEAFSLDDDTSGKGGKLEPFSFDAEDTVPEVKPFSLEDDLGDFGGVAPFSFEEEGVASGNAPAPADAGLGQVQPFSLDDWGLDDDASGLKPLSADELGADEEKDEFGGFKPFSLDELSLDSLEGEAGSSLSGPHISSEDEESEERSGFSWQEPSWRTQTTQSERSESIEGESIFAKLMRNRPPEQTPPAEEAAEEDAEDEPMSFFSLDDEPLRLDLDDDQDLQAAQPSQPDLTAPAQEMPGGAAAEQIDLGAATDSAGFFALDELESEQGFSWETPGASQSPEESPTSDSAGFFALDELESEQGFSWETPGASQPSEPAAEQDTQPFSLSDLGLSDEELSALDIQSEASGEQQEPEMLPFSLSDLGLSDEEIAALDLQESEPVAAEPTGSEAPALPEDMRSDMSDTAAQPSVDTSAQEPDLTPFSLADLGLNDEELAFLEQAQAEHETGAAADQTAAPEAIPAPGSAADESLDLPSSEFDALFADLNMSEISGDVGAAEQSDSALEELFGDFDLPSAAEAAYQPQETAADQEQAVWGAEQPETPAQASADQVFGELRLDETGEQPAEAATGEQEPDLTPFSLADFGLSDEELTFFEQAQAAEQSAPSAAEAEEAAAAAIARRETAEPIELPDQQAMEPFESPFSLADLDAGSAQESAAQPSGTPYDTTERTTDSDTHAEHALPMDLPEGAQSVASAAEEYHHPAPVQAAAPASSGMWGSAGDDQVSAIRAMLESDPENDVMRLAVARMSQQTSDTAQALDQYKHLIKRGSLLDEVVVDLQDTIADTDDPQMLRRLHRLLGDAYMKQNRFREAMDEYSWTLARSR from the coding sequence ATGGCCACCGTCTCCCTCCAAACGGTTTTCGACGAAGCCCACCGGGCGCTCGAAACCGGTGCGGCGGACAAGGCAATCGGTATCGCGCAACATATTTTGGCACACTTCCCGCGCATGATCGAGGGCTATCGGCTCTTGGGCGAAGCTCATTTAAACGCCAGCCAGTCCGAGCAAGCCGCTGCTGCATTCGAGCGCGTTCTCCAAGCCGATCCCGAAAATGTTGCCGCCTATTACGGCCTGGGTCTGGCGCGGCAAAGCCTGGATCAGCGGAGCGCGGCAATCACAGCCTTTGAGCGCGCGCTTGAAATTCAGCCCAATCTCGCCGATCTCCGCACGCAGCTCATGCGCCTCTATTCCGAGACGCCCGGATCTGCCGGTCAGTTTCGGCTAAGCCGCGCCGGCCTGGGGCGGCTGTACGCGCGCGGCGGTATGTTCGGCCAGGCGATCGATGAGTTTCGGGCCGTGCTGGATGCTGATCCCAGCCGCGACGATGTCAAGGCGGCCCTGGCGGAAGCGCTCTGGCGCGACGGCCAGGAAGATGAGGCGATGGAGTTCTGCCGCGATGTGCTCGATCGGCAGCCCGACCTCTTGAAGCCGACGGTTCTGCTGGGCTACCTGCTCTTTGCAACAGGGCATCCCGAAGGTGAGACGCTCTGGCGTCGCGCCGCCGAGCAAGACGCGACCATGACGCTGGCACGGTCGCTGTTTGATATTTTGCCGCCGATCCGTCTGGAAGAGCCGGTGCTGCCGGAGTTCGACGAGGCCGAGTGGCGCGCGAAAGAGGCTCGTCGTGTCGCCGAGCAGCCGGTTCCCGCTGCGGCGACCGCTGCGGCTGCCCTGAGCACGAGCGCCGAAGACGATTTCTTTGCCGACTCATGGCTAGCTTCGGCGGGCGCGACAAACGCATCCGCCCAGAACACACGCATCTACGAGGCCCAGCCAAACGCAGGCTTTGCGAGCGCTGGCGCCGCCTCCGATGACGACGACCTGCTAGCCAGTCTGCTTGGCTTCGCGTCGGCGGAGCCTGAGCCAGCGCCTACCACGCCGGCCAGGGACCGCGATCAGCTACAGCCGTTCGGCTTCGACTGGGGCGACGATACCCAGGGCGGCCAGCCGTCGCTCGACGAGCCGCTGCCGTCGTCGCTCGACAATGTTGGCATGTTCGATGCCGAAACCGCTCAGCGTCCGAGCGCCGATGTTGCCGATGTTAAGCCCTTCTCGTTCGATGATTGGGATCTTGGCAGCGATCTGCCGACCGCGCAGACTCCCGCGCCGACAGCCTCCGAGGATGAGCTTGATTTTCCCGACATCGAGGCCTTCTCGTTGGATGACGATACCTCCGGCAAAGGCGGTAAGCTTGAGCCGTTCAGCTTCGATGCCGAGGACACTGTGCCGGAAGTCAAGCCGTTTTCGTTAGAGGACGACCTCGGCGATTTCGGTGGTGTCGCGCCCTTCTCATTCGAGGAGGAAGGCGTCGCATCCGGCAACGCGCCCGCTCCGGCAGATGCCGGGCTGGGCCAGGTACAGCCCTTCTCGCTCGACGACTGGGGCCTTGACGACGACGCCAGCGGCTTGAAGCCGCTCTCCGCCGACGAGCTAGGCGCGGACGAAGAGAAAGACGAATTCGGCGGCTTCAAGCCCTTCTCGCTCGATGAGCTGTCGCTCGACTCGCTGGAGGGCGAGGCCGGTAGCTCGCTCAGCGGTCCTCACATTAGCAGCGAAGACGAGGAGAGCGAGGAGCGCAGCGGGTTTAGCTGGCAGGAGCCTTCCTGGCGCACACAGACTACTCAAAGCGAGCGCAGCGAATCTATCGAAGGCGAGTCGATCTTCGCCAAGCTGATGCGCAACCGCCCGCCGGAGCAGACGCCGCCAGCGGAGGAGGCCGCAGAGGAGGACGCTGAGGACGAGCCGATGAGCTTCTTCTCGCTCGATGACGAGCCGCTGCGGCTGGATCTGGACGACGATCAGGATCTTCAGGCGGCACAGCCATCGCAGCCCGATCTGACGGCTCCGGCGCAGGAGATGCCGGGCGGCGCAGCGGCGGAGCAGATCGACCTGGGTGCGGCTACGGATAGCGCGGGCTTCTTCGCGCTCGACGAGCTGGAGTCCGAGCAGGGCTTCTCCTGGGAGACTCCCGGCGCGAGTCAGTCGCCAGAAGAAAGCCCCACCTCAGATAGCGCGGGCTTCTTCGCGCTCGACGAGCTGGAGTCCGAGCAGGGCTTCTCCTGGGAGACTCCCGGCGCGAGTCAGCCGTCCGAGCCCGCTGCCGAGCAAGATACGCAGCCGTTCTCGCTGAGCGATCTCGGCTTGAGCGACGAAGAGCTTTCCGCGTTGGATATTCAATCCGAAGCGTCGGGCGAGCAGCAGGAGCCAGAGATGCTGCCCTTCTCGCTGAGCGATCTTGGCTTGAGCGACGAGGAGATCGCCGCGCTCGATCTGCAAGAGAGCGAGCCGGTAGCGGCTGAGCCAACCGGCAGTGAAGCGCCAGCGCTGCCTGAAGATATGCGCTCCGATATGTCCGATACCGCCGCGCAGCCTTCAGTCGACACCAGCGCGCAAGAGCCGGACTTAACGCCCTTCTCGCTGGCCGACCTTGGCCTCAACGATGAAGAGCTGGCGTTTTTAGAGCAGGCTCAGGCCGAGCACGAAACCGGCGCCGCTGCGGATCAGACCGCAGCGCCCGAAGCGATTCCCGCGCCAGGCAGCGCCGCTGACGAGAGCCTGGATCTGCCGAGCAGCGAGTTCGACGCGCTGTTTGCTGATCTGAATATGTCGGAGATCTCAGGCGATGTCGGCGCCGCCGAGCAATCGGACAGCGCGCTTGAAGAGCTGTTCGGAGACTTCGATCTGCCATCGGCTGCTGAGGCAGCCTACCAGCCGCAAGAAACGGCGGCGGATCAAGAGCAGGCCGTCTGGGGAGCGGAGCAGCCGGAAACACCGGCGCAGGCTTCCGCCGATCAGGTCTTTGGCGAACTCCGGCTGGACGAGACAGGCGAGCAGCCTGCCGAGGCGGCGACCGGCGAGCAGGAGCCCGATCTGACGCCATTCTCGCTGGCCGATTTTGGGCTGAGCGATGAGGAGCTGACGTTCTTCGAGCAGGCCCAGGCAGCGGAGCAGAGCGCGCCGTCGGCAGCAGAGGCAGAGGAGGCAGCGGCAGCCGCGATTGCGCGGCGAGAAACTGCTGAGCCTATCGAGCTGCCGGATCAGCAGGCGATGGAGCCGTTTGAGTCGCCGTTCTCGCTGGCCGATCTGGATGCGGGTAGCGCCCAAGAAAGCGCGGCGCAGCCGAGCGGCACACCATACGATACGACCGAGCGCACGACAGACAGCGATACGCACGCCGAGCACGCGCTGCCGATGGATCTGCCGGAGGGCGCGCAATCGGTTGCTTCCGCCGCCGAGGAGTATCACCATCCGGCGCCAGTCCAGGCCGCAGCACCAGCCTCAAGCGGCATGTGGGGCAGCGCGGGTGACGATCAGGTATCGGCAATTCGCGCGATGCTTGAGTCCGATCCTGAAAACGATGTGATGCGCCTGGCAGTGGCGCGCATGAGCCAGCAGACCAGCGACACAGCTCAGGCGCTCGACCAGTACAAGCACCTGATCAAGCGCGGCAGCTTGCTGGACGAGGTCGTAGTCGATCTTCAGGATACGATCGCCGATACCGACGATCCGCAGATGCTCCGCCGACTCCACCGGCTGCTGGGCGATGCGTATATGAAACAAAATCGCTTCCGCGAAGCAATGGACGAGTATAGCTGGACTCTCGCGCGTAGCAGGTAG
- a CDS encoding roadblock/LC7 domain-containing protein, which yields MRKIVEDLIRVDGVIGSLLVGKDGLVVASTLLDPEDAEVLGAMSAAVYGEIDKSTKRIGVGTLVDAIIDAQEGSILLLEAKDLILVVITQRMVNLGLIKMEMRRAARRISEAVPI from the coding sequence ATGCGCAAGATTGTAGAGGACTTAATCCGAGTTGATGGGGTGATCGGCAGTTTGCTTGTCGGCAAAGACGGCCTTGTCGTTGCCAGCACCCTGCTCGATCCAGAAGATGCGGAAGTGCTTGGCGCTATGTCCGCCGCCGTGTACGGTGAGATCGACAAATCGACCAAGCGGATCGGCGTCGGGACGCTCGTCGATGCGATCATCGACGCGCAAGAAGGCTCGATCCTGCTGCTTGAGGCCAAAGACCTGATCCTGGTGGTCATCACGCAGCGCATGGTCAACCTGGGCTTGATCAAGATGGAGATGCGTCGTGCCGCGCGGCGCATCAGCGAGGCCGTGCCGATTTAG
- the ndk gene encoding nucleoside-diphosphate kinase, translating to MERSLVILKPDAVQRGLVGPILTRLEQRGLKIIGMKLMRIDEQLARTHYAEHEGKGFFNDLVSYITSGPVVVLVIAGENVIEMVRSIVGATNPVKSAPGTIRGDFAVSIGRNLIHASDKPESGEREVKNFFQESDLLQDFSRSVDPWIFE from the coding sequence ATGGAGCGCTCACTCGTTATTCTGAAGCCGGATGCCGTTCAGCGCGGACTGGTCGGCCCGATTCTGACACGCCTTGAGCAGCGCGGCCTGAAGATCATCGGCATGAAGCTGATGCGCATCGACGAGCAGCTTGCTCGAACGCACTATGCCGAGCACGAGGGCAAAGGCTTCTTTAACGATCTGGTAAGCTACATCACGTCCGGCCCCGTGGTGGTGCTGGTGATCGCGGGCGAGAACGTGATCGAGATGGTGCGCAGCATCGTCGGCGCGACAAACCCGGTCAAATCTGCGCCGGGCACGATCCGGGGCGATTTTGCCGTCTCGATCGGGCGCAACCTGATCCACGCCTCCGACAAGCCGGAGAGCGGCGAGCGCGAGGTCAAAAACTTCTTTCAGGAGTCGGATCTGCTGCAAGACTTCAGCCGCAGCGTCGATCCCTGGATCTTTGAGTAG